The genomic region TTCTAATATTAGCAGGTTGGCTATTGTAATAGTTCCGAATTAAGCAAAGAGAAGATATGGCCTATATGATCCATGTTACAATAAGCTCTGTATATGTTAGAATGGATGTAGTCATAGAAAGGTTAGAGGGGTATTAATCTGCAATGCTTAATCCCAGTTTGTACAGAtcgtatataatatatatatatatatatatatatatatatatatatagatatgaaGTGGAAGAGATAAAATTTCCACGACGTGAAACACTTTCATCtttcaaatcatttttgttCCAAGGGAAAAGTATTTTAGGCCACATTATGCTCGCCAAATATAGTTCACTTCTATCACCGCCACTGGTGGAGTTCATGATGCACCTGCTTTGAAGCTTGCTGATGTTGGGATTGCAATGGGGCATTTCTCTGGAACTGAGGTATTTATCTAGTTGTTTTCGCCTGTTCAATCATACTTTTCAGTGCTTGTTATAATTCCCTTATTTGGTAGcttaagtttgattttcttctttcttccgaCTTGTTGCATTTTGTTACTTCTTTTTGTACGAGGTCACCTGAGAATGTTCTCACTAATATTCACTTGAAACTTGATTATGTTGGACAGGATTGGGATGTACGCTGGACTGGCAACTGTCGGCATATTCGTTATTTGGCATACACATGGTTTTTCTCGAGTCTTAATCTCAGTGGGGATGGCTCCCCCTGTGTCACATAATCCCAGCTCGCGAATTGGGGATAGTTTCAGATTTTCTCCTTTGATGATAACCCCTGTGATGATTTCCATGGTGTCCCTCTTCGTGTTGATCCCCATCAAAATGTTCAACTCTCTCGGAGCCCTCTCGCTTTCTGAGGACGGAAGCTTTGTGCCAATGCCCCATGGATAAACTCCTGGCTCCTCACGGTCGTGTCTGTTTCATTTGTTCATTTGGCCCGCACTTCTTGATCCTCCATGCGCTGTTCTTTGTTCTAGTATCCCGTGTTGTGCCCCTGAGCTAGAACGAGCGGTGGCTTTGGCAGTTGCATTTCCGGTAATTCTCGTTATTATGATCCTGAAGTTTGTGCAGAGCTGGACAAGCAGGTTTCAACTTTTGCATAAGCAGAGCCCCTGATCCAAATATCTTTGctagattttatttattttgtttctgtgTTCAGTAAACATTTTTGTGGTTGTGAAAACTGGTTTAACTTTTCCCCTTCATATCCGTAAAAATCTTGTCTACCAGGCTGACATGTGCAAAGTTCTGTAACGTGGTAGATACAGTGGAATTTACTTCCCAGGCTCATAAGCACATTGTGTAAGAATCGTCGTTCACTAGAAACGCGTTGaaagtttaattaaataaaggtGCTCTTTTGAATGCTTGTGAGCACTTTTTCTAAAAGCACGTATTGACTGTCAAATTCGCTTATATTATATTTGGGGGATGAAATTTAAGATTGTTaacgaattttaaaatgatggaaattgaaatgacgggaatttaatttttagaatttgtgaattttcttgtttggttaatctAAAAGAACATTGGAATTGAATATGGAATTTGTTAtctttaaactttaaatcatagaaattgaaaaacaaaacttatttacatagaatttaaacttaggaattggaggtcccaaattctaAGGTTTTTTTTCACGCAGAAAGTTTAaaattctatgtttatgaatccaaacaaggagATTGATGCATGTCAATTATAAATTCTAATTTTACCCAAATTCtaagtttatttccctcattCAAACACAGTGTTATAGCTGTGTTTGACGAAAAAATTTAGAAGCGCTTTTGGCTCATGGAAGATTTTTTAGAAGCACCCATCATGTGCTATTTTAGAAAGCACTTCGAAGGGCTTTTGGATTTTTGATAGAAATCTCAATGTGTTCACAAGAAACGTTACTTCTAGCGGAAGTGCTTTTTATGAATTCTAATTTTACCCAAATCCCAAGTTTATTTCTCCAATTCAAACAGTATTATAGCTGTGGCTCGTGGAAGATTTTTTAGAAGCACCCGTCATGTGCTATTTTAGAAAGCACTTTCAAGGGCTTTTGGATTTTTGATAGAAATCTCAATGTGTTCACAAGAAAAGTTACATCTAGCGGAAGTGCTTTTTATGAGTGGTTACCAAAACTAGGGAGCGTTGTAATAAACCTCTATTTGTACTGATTCAGAAAGGCCAGGCCCATTTTAGGCCCAATTTAATCTGTTTGGCGGTAATGTCACGTACCCAAAACACGTCCTACTTCCTTACAACCGTTCGATTATTGAAAACGTATCGTGGCCGTCCAAGCGGTCGGTTCGTTCTATAAATTATGCGGAGtccccctctctccctctcactgTGTTCCGCAAGAGTGATTAGGGTTACATCGAAATTTGGGGATTTTTGTAAGCATTCAAGGTACGCACCTGTAACAACATAAAATTAGgaattttttagggttttctcttttattattctttctCAGGGGactttttttcacaaattttggatttttattccATATGATGGTGTTCAAATTTGATTCGATATGTTTATGCgataattttcttttgaatttatgCGTTGAGCTACATATTAGTGGATTCTGTGGGTTTGTTTCGAGGTTAATTACCGGTTGTAATTACTAATTAGGGATTCTTATTTGTGAAAGCAAAGCGTGTCTTTAGGGCTGGTTTATGGTTGGATTGCTCAAGATGAAGAATTGGTGTAGTGTGAATATTTATTGGGTTCCATTCAAATTTTGTGGATACTAATGAATTGGGTCTTTTTCTTGTTAGCGTTTCGAAAATTCATTAATCGATACAATCGAGAGTATTAAGATGTTCTGCTGTTtaatgttttattattattaatgttAAATTactgattttgaaattttagcaAGGTTTCACATAGGGCCTGGTGCTTATAATGATAACGAATTTTCCTGCAGCTTGACAATGCCTCGTTATGATGATCGATATGGCAACACCCGTCTTTATGTTGGTCGGTTGTCTTCGCGCACACGTTCACGTGATCTAGAACGCCTGTTCAACAGATATGGAAGGTAATAACTAATGTCTATTTTTAGAATGCGATTTGAGTGACAAAATTGCTGTTTATCCAATTTATTTGATATCACAATGGTTATCCTAATGCGTCTTATTACTTAAATGtaatgttaaactaatctattAAATCATGATCAGTTTGTAAGAGCTGTCAAAATATTCCACCAAAAAGGTTGGGGACCTTTTGGTTTCTTGCCAAGCTTGCTTTAGTGCTTGGTTTAATGTAACTTTTCAGCTTGTGTGTGGGAGCTTTTAGCCCCAAGTGTTTTCTTAACTTGAATGATCTTGTTGAAGGTTTCTTGGGTTTGGTGGCCTTACTTGGAGGTCTATGGTGGGAGGGTGACCTTGGTGGAATTGGTGGAAATTTTGCCGAGTGTGGCCTTGGTGGAAAATCTTGCCGAGTGTATAGGAGACTTTGGCGATTCTTTCTGTAGTCTTATTGCTTGTTTTATCGAAATGGCAACAATCTCAATCTGGTGTTTAGTTTGTCTGTGACGGGCCAAGTATCATACACTTGAAGTTCTTAAAGTAATGATAGCCTTACTGTTTCTGGAAACCGTTTACGCAGAGTACGTGATGTGGACATGAAGCGGGAGTTTGCTTTTGTTGTAAGTTTTTATTTCCTCTTCTTTCTGATTTTTTTGCTTACAATGTTTTCTTGAGATCCGTTTGTGGATCATATGACCCAAATATGGATGGTTCCTTTTGTGGCTTCTGCTCTCACCTTCTGATAATAGGACTTTAGTGATCCTCGAGATGCTGATGATGCAAGATATAGCTTAGATGGTCGGGAATTTGATGGAAGTCGTCTCATTGTGGAATTTGCAAAAGGGGTAAGTTTATTAGCTGGATGTTTCTTTCCGAGTAAAATACCTATACATGTTATAGTTGGATTGTTTCAATTTGAATTAAAATGCCCCATGTACTTTCGTGGTTGCTTGCTAGCTACTGTACTCTTAATCTTGTTTGATCTTCCACCTAAATCCGTCATATCTACACCCCCTTATATTGTTGTGTTAGTTTTTGAGGTTTGTGTTTGTTCATTTATTGTATCAGACTGATAGTTTTTCCTTTGTTACTTTGGAGAAGGCACCACGTGGTTCGCGGGAATATTTAGGCAGAGGTCCTACTCCTGGATCTGGACGTTGCTTTAATTGTGGCATTGACGGCCACTGGGCTCGTGATTGCAAGGCTGGGGACTGGAAGAATAAGTGCTATCGCTGTGGAGAAAGAGGCCATATTGAAAGGCAGTGCAAAAATAGTCCAAAGGAATTAAGGTTGGTACTTGTTATAAAGTCTTTTTTCATTGTTTGTTGTTATTCCTCTTCCCTATTTTTGGATGAATATCTGTAGCAGCCTTTATTTCACATTGCTCAACTTGTATTTCAGTCGCGGGCGGAGTCGCTCACCAGTTGGATCACGTTCTCGCCGTGGAAGAAGCCGTAGCCCAAGTTACAGCCGAAGCCGCAGCTATAGGTCAGTATGCTCTCGATCCTGATAATGTCTATGAGGAATTTTGTGATATTAGAGCATGtgctatttttaattttgatat from Pyrus communis chromosome 9, drPyrComm1.1, whole genome shotgun sequence harbors:
- the LOC137744822 gene encoding serine/arginine-rich splicing factor RS2Z32-like, translated to MRSPPLSLSLCSARVIRVTSKFGDFCKHSSLTMPRYDDRYGNTRLYVGRLSSRTRSRDLERLFNRYGRVRDVDMKREFAFVDFSDPRDADDARYSLDGREFDGSRLIVEFAKGAPRGSREYLGRGPTPGSGRCFNCGIDGHWARDCKAGDWKNKCYRCGERGHIERQCKNSPKELSRGRSRSPVGSRSRRGRSRSPSYSRSRSYSRSRSPARRGRSEDRYDRSRSPSYRKSPLPSKGGRKRSLTPDVDSPRGRRSPSPRNGRMEMEKEGSDYSPRVRSRSPVSPRLKSRSPVSPDRDSPVVRKYPSPSEADGRGRSPSPNRSPVADYDDDNRRTPRGSESP